One window from the genome of Cervus elaphus chromosome 8, mCerEla1.1, whole genome shotgun sequence encodes:
- the ALPL gene encoding alkaline phosphatase, tissue-nonspecific isozyme produces MISPFLVLAIGTCLTNCLVPEKEKDPKYWREQAQQTLKNALRLQTLNTNVAKNVIMFLGDGMGVSTVTAARILKGQLHHNPGEETRLEMDKFPYVALSKTYNTNAQVPDSAGTATAYLCGVKANEGTVGVSAATQRSQCNTTQGNEVTSILRWAKDAGKSVGIVTTTRVNHATPSASYAHSADRDWYSDNEMPPEALSQGCKDIAYQLMHNVKDIEVIMGGGRKYMFPKNRTDVEYELDEKARGTRLDGLNLIDIWKSFKPKHKHSHYVWNRTDLLALDPHTVDYLLGLFEPGDMQYELNRNNVTDPSLSEMVEMAIKILNKNPKGFFLLVEGGRIDHGHHEGKAKQALHEAVEMDQAIGQAGAMTSVEDTLTVVTADHSHVFTFGGYTPRGNSIFGLAPMVSDTDKKPFTAILYGNGPGYKVVGGERENVSMVDYAHNNYQAQSAVPLRHETHGGEDVAVFAKGPMAHLLHGVHEQNYIPHVMAYAACIGANRDHCASASSSSSPAPGPLLLLLALLPLGSLF; encoded by the exons aaaaagagaaagatccCAAGTACTGGCGAGAACAAGCTCAGCAGACCCTGAAAAATGCCCTGAGGCTTCAGACTCTCAACACCAATGTGGCTAAGAATGTCATCATgttcctgggagatg GCATGGGCGTCTCCACGGTGACAGCCGCCCGCATCCTCAAGGGTCAGCTCCACCACAACCCCGGAGAGGAGACCAGGCTAGAGATGGACAAGTTTCCCTATGTGGCCCTCTCCAAG ACGTACAACACCAACGCCCAGGTGCCCGATAGCGCAGGCACCGCCACTGCCTACCTGTGCGGGGTGAAGGCCAACGAGGGCACCGTGGGGGTGAGTGCCGCCACCCAGCGCTCCCAGTGCAACACCACGCAGGGCAACGAGGTCACCTCCATCCTGCGCTGGGCCAAGGACGCGG GGAAATCCGTGGGCATCGTGACCACCACGCGAGTGAACCACGCCACCCCCAGTGCCTCCTACGCCCACTCCGCTGACCGGGACTGGTACTCAGACAACGAGATGCCCCCGGAGGCCCTGAGCCAGGGCTGCAAGGACATCGCCTACCAGCTCATGCACAACGTCAAGGACATCGAG GTGATCATGGGGGGCGGCCGGAAGTACATGTTCCCCAAGAACAGAACCGATGTGGAGTATGAGCTGGACGAGAAGGCCAGAGGCACGAGGCTGGACGGCCTGAACCTCATCGACATCTGGAAGAGCTTCAAACCGAAACACAAG CACTCTCACTACGTCTGGAACCGCACTGATCTCCTGGCCCTTGACCCCCACACCGTGGACTACCTCTTGG GTCTCTTTGAGCCGGGGGACATGCAGTATGAACTCAACAGGAACAACGTGACTGACCCTTCACTCTCCGAGATGGTAGAGATGGCCATCAAGATCCTGAACAAGAACCCCAAAGGCTTCTTCCTGCTGGTGGAAG GGGGCAGGATTGACCACGGGCACCACGAGGGCAAAGCCAAGCAGGCGCTGCATGAAGCGGTGGAGATGGACCAGGCCATCGGGCAGGCGGGCGCTATGACCTCCGTAGAAGACACGCTGACCGTTGTCACCGCTGACCACTCCCACGTCTTTACCTTTGGCGGGTACACCCCCCGTGGCAACTCTATCTTTG GTCTGGCCCCCATGGTGAGCGACACAGACAAGAAGCCTTTCACCGCCATCCTGTACGGCAACGGGCCTGGCTACAAGGTGGTGGGTGGTGAGCGAGAGAATGTCTCCATGGTGGACTATG CTCACAACAACTATCAGGCGCAGTCCGCTGTGCCCCTGCGCCACGAGACCCACGGCGGGGAGGATGTAGCCGTCTTTGCCAAGGGCCCCATGGCGCACCTGCTGCACGGCGTCCACGAGCAGAACTACATCCCCCACGTGATGGCCTACGCGGCCTGCATTGGTGCCAACCGCGACCACTGTGCCTCAGCCAGCTCGTCCAGCAGCCccgccccaggccccctgctgcTCCTGCTGGCCCTGCTGCCCCTGGGCAGCCTGTTCTGA